A stretch of Triticum aestivum cultivar Chinese Spring chromosome 1D, IWGSC CS RefSeq v2.1, whole genome shotgun sequence DNA encodes these proteins:
- the LOC123181288 gene encoding cytochrome P450 89A2, whose amino-acid sequence MDTWHIFLGSILFAIPLILLLRGRKGGRLRVPPGPPSLPVLGSVVWLNNSLADVEPLLRRLFSRYGPIVSLRVGSRLSIFVADRRLAHAALVERGATLADRPALPSLKLLGENNNTITRASYGPVWRLLRRNLVSETLHPSRVRLFAPARSWVRRVLAEKLRDESSSGGAAVVETFQYAMFCLLVLMCFGERLDEATVRAIAAAQRELLIYRSRKMPIFSFLPSVTKHLYRDRLQTVHAMQRRKKDLFVPLINARREYRKSGGEPKKESTFEHSYVDALLDIKLPEEGNRPLTDDEMINLCSEFLDAGTDTTSTGLQWIMAELVKNPAIQEKLYKEISATKGDDQDEVSEEDVHKMPYLKAVVLEGLRKHPPAHFVLPHKAAEDMEIGGYLIPKGATVNFMVAEMSRDEREWEKPTEFVPERFLPGGAGEAVDVTGNREIKMMPFGVGRRICAGLGIAMLHLEYFVANMVREFEWQEVAGEEVDFAEKNEFTVVMKKPLRPRLVPRRA is encoded by the coding sequence ATGGACACGTGGCACATCTTCCTCGGTTCGATCCTCTTCGCCATCCCGCTGATCCTACTCCTCCGCGGCCGCAAGGGCGGCCGGCTCCGCGTCCCGCCGGGCCCGCCGTCCTTGCCGGTGCTCGGCAGCGTGGTGTGGCTGAACAACTCGCTCGCCGACGTGGAGCCCCTGCTCCGGCGCCTCTTCTCGCGCTACGGCCCCATCGTGTCCCTGCGCGTGGGGTCCCGCCTCTCCATCTTCGTCGCCGACCGCCGCCTCGCCCACGCGGCGCTCGTCGAGCGCGGCGCCACGCTCGCGGACCGCCCCGCCCTCCCTTCGCTCAAGCTGCTGGGagagaacaacaacaccatcaCGCGCGCCAGCTACGGGCCCGTCTGGCGCCTCCTGCGCCGCAACCTCGTCTCCGAGACGCTGCACCCGTCCCGCGTCCGACTCTTCGCGCCCGCGCGCTCCTGGGTGCGCCGCGTGCTCGCCGAGAAGCTGCGTGATGAGTCGTCGTCCGGCGGCGCGGCCGTCGTGGAGACGTTCCAGTACGCCATGTTCTGCCTCCTCGTGCTCATGTGCTTCGGTGAGCGGCTCGACGAGGCCACGGTCCGCGCGATCGCTGCCGCCCAGCGCGAACTGCTCATCTACAGGTCGAGGaagatgcccatcttctccttccTGCCGTCGGTGACCAAGCATCTCTACCGCGACCGCCTCCAGACCGTGCACGCCATGCAGCGGCGGAAGAAGGACCTGTTCGTGCCGCTGATCAACGCTCGGCGGGAGTACAGGAAAAGCGGCGGCGAGCCCAAGAAAGAGAGCACGTTCGAGCACTCCTACGTCGACGCCCTGCTCGACATAAAGCTCCCCGAGGAGGGAAACCGCCCGCTGACCGACGACGAGATGATCAACCTCTGTTCCGAGTTCCTGGACGCCGGGACCGACACCACCTCCACCGGGTTGCAGTGGATCATGGCCGAGCTGGTCAAGAACCCGGCCATCCAGGAGAAGCTCTACAAAGAGATCAGTGCCACGAAGGGGGACGACCAGGACGAGGTCTCGGAGGAGGACGTCCACAAGATGCCGTACCTCAAGGCGGTGGTCCTCGAGGGCCTCCGGAAGCACCCACCGGCGCACTTCGTGCTACCGCACAAGGCGGCGGAAGACATGGAAATCGGCGGGTACCTGATTCCCAAGGGGGCGACGGTGAACTTCATGGTGGCCGAGATGAGCAGGGACGAGCGGGAGTGGGAGAAGCCAACGGAGTTCGTGCCGGAGCGGTTCCTGCCAGGCGGCGCGGGCGAAGCTGTGGATGTGACCGGCAACCGGGAGATCAAGATGATGCCGTTCGGCGTGGGCCGGAGGATCTGCGCCGGGCTGGGCATCGCCATGCTCCACCTGGAGTACTTCGTGGCCAACATGGTGAGGGAGTTCGAGTGgcaggaggtcgccggcgaggaggtggacTTCGCCGAGAAGAACGAGTTCACCGTCGTCATGAAGAAGCCGCTGCGCCCACGCCTCGTGCCCCGAAGGGCCTGA